The Nothobranchius furzeri strain GRZ-AD chromosome 8, NfurGRZ-RIMD1, whole genome shotgun sequence sequence GTCCGACAGACCCAGCGTGAATATGCTGGGGCTTTACGAGCACCGCTGGCTAACAGAGCAGCTCAACTCACCTCCCCCACTCTAAGACAAAGACTAGGGTCCATGGACTagttctgtacacacacacacacacacatctgatcgACCCATAATAATCACAAAGAAAGCCAACATTAGAGCAGAAGACAACCACAAGATGTTACAGAAACTCACAAATCTCCTCAAATGGCATACCCCAAAAATTACTCCTTCCTTCATGTTTTCATGTAAGAAAAAATATGAAACtttatgtttaaataaaaataaatcactagTCAGAATTTGTTGCGACCGAAAATCCCAGGGAAATATGTTTCAATACTTGTTTAAAggtatttaaaaaaattggaAAAACAGGGTTAAAGATATACAAATATGTCCAAATACAAGATATTTTTCCCAAAACATAATGATTCTTTTCCATTTTACACAATGTAAGGCATAATCTGCCAAAACAAGCACTTATGAAGATGTGAAATGTGGCTGGCTGTCAAACAAAACATGCCCCTTCCCCCTTGTTTAAAGCTCAGAATAATGAGGAATGTGGTTATTAAAAGGGCTGCATCAAACAACCTTTCTCCTGAATCCCAGGTCACCTGGCAGATCTAGAGGTCTGTTACCCTGGCAACCCTATCTGCTGAGAGCAGGACCAACATCTCTGTTTTTACCCCAGATATGCTGCTGACCAACCAATAAACTGCGTTCTGCATCACCGATCCTGGAAAACACTTCACCTCAAATGCATTTCCTGTTCTGGTGCAACAAAATTGTATCATAAGTCAGTTTTATTTGCATGAACTACCCAATGTTTGGCTAACCTTTCTAAACTAGAACCAGACTAGCAGTTCACGCGTTTCTTGCTCTGCATAAGACTCCTTTCAGAGTGCTGACTCAAAAGCAGGAAATAGTGCAGCAAACGAAAATGTATAATTATCGAGACGCAAAACACCCATATCATGCAAATATGGAAGTGCCATCATAAGAAGAGCAATGCACAACCAAATGaggcacgcgtgcacacacacactggtagtgAAATATTAAAGTGTATGCCTCTTTCTCTCGCTCTTTACTTTAAAACTCTTTAGGATTGTGGCATTGTTGGTTATGTTTCAACATGCCACAATTACGGATAGCTGGAGATCTTTATCGCCCACCCCTCGTCAAAAAAATAGAGACAAATCAAACAGGGAGAACATTTTTCAGATTATgtggaaaaacacattttttccaTCCTCATCATCTTCATACTGAAGACAGGAATCCGGGATCTTGGGAGAGAGTAAGCGACAGGTCTGACTCTGGGAATGCTGACATCAGCTTCATTTTCCCTGAAGCCTGTGAGGCTCATTATTTGGAGCATCATTCAACTCCACATATTATAAAAAGACAAGGATAATATTTAAAACATAAATAGGTAGGACCAAAAATACAGACTGTTCGCCTCATGTGTGGGGGCTGCATAACCACTGGAAATGAAGATTTTATTAGGACTTGTTTGACTGTcatgagacagagagagataacCATCGCTTTCCTCTGATAGTTCCCCAAAAAAATTCCAAATGGAGCCAAAAGTTGTATCCTCCTGTTTCATCTAAGCACCACTCACATAATCATGGAAGGCCTTTGCTTCGCTGGAGTGGTCACATGTCTCTCTCCTCTCTGGTGCAGCACAATACAAGTCCCAGAAAACACTGTGGACAAGAGTGGCCATGAAGCAAACAAAATCCACACAGACTAGCTTCAGATGTTACAAGGAGATGAGACTCACCACCACCAGGAATGCAGGAATCCAGGGGGTTCTCCGAGTGTTATATTTTTCTCCCATCGAATCTGCGAAAGAGTCATCCAGGGGTAAATAGTAGAATTTTTATCTATTCAATTAAAATTAAGTACTAAAATTAGGACACATGCTTAATAATGTGGTTGAACTTTTACCCCAAATTCCACATACCTCTGATAAAAAGGTCTGTGCAGACTTCTGTGCTCCTATGTGTAACAAATACTCATAAACGTATAGAGCCAACCTgtatgaaaacaaaagaaagaacaGCAGTTATGTAGGTTGGAGTTTTCAAGCCAAACTCGTCAAACATCAGGTTAATTCTTCCTGTGTGGGAACACTGAGTGACTGGAGTCTGCTACAGGCCCTGTGAACAATGGCTGCCAAATAACCCATGCCAAAAATTAAATGGGGACTGGAAAACAAGCCAAGCCTGTTGAAGATCTACTACATGATCACGTAGGGAAGCTGTGATGAAACAACACGGCCGGGAACATAAAAGCCAGCATGTTAGCTTTGTGCGGTGTCTTGGTGGCACTGATGGGGCTGAGGGCAATAAAAAACGAAGCCTATCCAAAGAGCGCAACAGAGACAGAAAACAATGCTCTGTAGCGCGGCGGTGTTATTGTTTTCTCCCTTTGAATAACCGCGAAAATATTCGGCAGGCGTCGCTTAAAACTCAACCAGACCGCCACGCAAATTGGTCGCGGATGTGTTAAAAACACTGCAACAAGGCAAAAGAAAGGAGCAGAAACACAACGAGGAGGAGGAATGGCGAGCAGACAAGGCGGTTCATTCAATTCCATTCTCGGTAGGAGGAAACCGCCTCTCGCTAGCCTCCCCAGCGAACAACAGAAAGCAAGTTACGTGGTGGAAAAATACGGAATAAAAAACGTTTCTCTGCTTACTTTTCCCGTGCTTGGCTGTCCGACGGCACCGGGGTGCCCTTGCCTTTGGGGAACATTGTTTTGTGTGGGAGGACGCCCGCCTTCTGTTTCTTTTTATCGTTATTTCATCTGTCAGACCATCGCGGCCGCGACCCTCCTCAATCCAACGACTCAACCGAGCCTGGTCCGGGGGAAGAGGCGGGGCTAGCGTGAGTGATCCTCCAGGAAGCCAATCAGAACGCGCCGTCCCTCTTAAGGTCCacctttttatgttttctgtttaCAGTTCTGACGTCGATAACTTCAATATCAATGAGTTCAGTTTAAGGTACAAATTCACGTTTGCAGATTATTTCAAGCCCAATGGACTGTTTTTGTTTCAAAATCACAGAACACTGGAAATTTGTAAAATATTAGGTTTTACAGGCTTACATCTCATTATTGCCTTCAGTATATACAAATTCTAAACGAGAGCAGGTCGAATTTACCTCTTCAGAATACATTTATTACAATTTTGTGAGGTTCAAGTAAAAATGTTTGATCTCTTTCTCTAGTAGGGAAcaaaaacaagcaaaacaaagACCGAATTGCATTGATTTGGAGGCCATCAGCAAAGAGTTAAGCAAAAATAATATATCTAATCAAGACCCAAAAAGGATTTACAACCATTTGGTGTTTTGAGCAAGCTTCACCCATCTTGCTTCATATTGTTTGACTAATCAAAATTCCTAATTGTTATGCGGCATCCTCCTGGGTAAAAGGAAGGCATGTTGTCTGTAGGCAGATCCAAAGACATCAGCCATTTTTGGTATGATAAATTCATGAGAGTACATGGGAAAACTTACACATCTGGAGGTCGTTCAAGCAGTTTTTACAGAGTAGATTTACCTTATTATCAAGACAAGGTACATTCTACAAATGTTAGTATTAGCATTGGTTTAAACAGACAATGTGCTAAACTGACCTCCATGCAGTCCAGTTGTCACACAGAGAAAACACTTGGTACAATAAAACATAAATTAAAAAAGACTATAAAACTATTGGAGTCAAATGTGAAGCAGGAGGGACAAGCTTTTATTGCAACCGGTCTTCTCAGTTCCTGCAGACTTGAATAAGTGAGGTGATGCAACACAGTGGTAAACATGTCTCTGTCCCATCTTGTTGTGAAACAAGTTGCTGCCATCAAACTTAAAATGCAAATGAGTCATCTGTGTTTGATTTCCTAATAGGCCTACAGGATTATTGCAACAACTTTCATTGATTTTTAATTTGATTTGCAGACAATCTCACTGATTATGAAAGTCATGGGACCTGCACTAAAAGACTCTTGACAGAAAACATTCATTAGCAGTCCTAATATATGTAAATTGCTCGTTAAAAACTAGAGACGCTTTTTTAAATTGTGATTTATTTTTCTAATTGATTCCAAATAAAAGACAGTCCCAGTTCCACCTTAAGGGCTCCTCGgcgtgggtggggggtggtgttATCTGCCTCTTTCTCCCTCCAGTGGCCAAACTTCTCCAACTTCTCCAGTCAAACCAGTCGTACTGTGTGCGCATTCACCCAGTTGTCGTGACTGGTTCTGGTCAGAGCGTATGGCTCGGTTCGGAAGTTTCTCTCTGGGACGGGTTTTAATAACGTGAACCCGTGAGCACAGCACTCCCAGGACTTCGCTGCAGCCGAGAACTTTATCCAGTAAGACATGCTTTGTGCCGTTTCTCGGTGTTCGTTCGCTCTGAAGATTATGTAAAACTTATTTTTAGTTTGAGTGTTGTACCAAGTTCGTGGAGAATGTTACTTCTGTGTTAATCTCTGAGAGTTTCCCCAAACCAACGTCCCAGCCTCCAACGCAGCATTTAGTTTGTATCCGCTGCACTAAAGGACATGCCCACGCTGGAAATTAAAATAACTTTTCATGTAAATTAGCCTAAGAAACATGGTTGTAACCACGTTACTGAGCGTTTCAGACTCAAGAGTTATTGGCAGAtggaaacatttttttatttacttatcaagACCAGTTACAGGTTATTTAAgtattatttattatcattattagacCATAAAGTGCGTTGGTCAAAGTTGCGTTATTTTTTTCTCTTGACTTATGTCTTATGTGAAGGTTACCGCctgctttattttttaaaattgtgaatagaaaatataaaacatatatttaaaccccatttatttagttttatttagttgtttatttaataaacatgttATAACATTCGCCTTTAAGAGGTGTCCAAACCTTTCAACATGAGGGCCAAACCTTTTTCCGACAAACATCTTacacaaaaatgtgttttctgtGTCTCTTCAATAATATCTTAAACATGCAATCAATTCCTGCAAATAAGAGTTATTTATTTGCTGTTTTATTGTAGAAATCATCTGTAAAACTTTGTAGGTGAGAAGCTTCAAAAGGGTCTCATAACTTTGTCTTAATGAGATTGGTTGAGATGGTATTTCCAGTTTTTTGCTCCTCATAATAAAATTTAGACTATTATCGACTTCAAGAAAACAATCTTGGTCATTTCTTCTGTCGTGTTTGCTGGGTTAAAGTCATGATTCTAGGTCTGTTTTTTAATAAAATTCGGTGAGGGGTCTTTTGGTCCAATTTTCTATTaaatttaatcaaattaaaagaaGACTAAAACTTTGAATTAGACTTGACATTTCAcattaaaacaacattttaagttacaggataataaaacaaaataaagtttttaTCTGCATCATCAACCTGCTGGAGAAACAAACTTTTACTGTTCCTCAAATGCAGTTAAGAGACGCAAGAGGCCCCTGGGCCACACGTTGGAGACGTCTGATCTAAGAGATGGGAAGAGGTCAGGTTTTGTCCaggtgtttttaattttatttatttcctgtctttATACTTGTGAGTTATGACATCTGTGAAGAAGGATGCAGAGACCTCACTGGACCCCCAGTTAATCCAAAGCTGTGGGGACGTGTACAGAAACCCCACTGAAGTGCAGATGAGTCAGATCGTGCTGCCCTGTCATGCCAATCACTGCGGGGAGCTGAGTGTTGGACAGCTGCTGAAGTGGATGGACTCCACAGCCTGTTTATCCGGTAGGAACAAATTCAGAAGCTCAGGAAGTAGACGTGTAGGGAAAATACTTGGGAAGGCAACACAGAAAATCCAGATTATCAGTTTTAAGTCTGAATGGATCTGGTTTATTGTGAGGCATACAGTGAGGCGAGTCAGCCTCCAATTGTGTTGTTTTCTCTCACTTAAAAAGGTGAGAGAgacctgtaattttcatcataggtttaCCACAACTAAGAGACAAAATTAggaaaaaaatccagaaaattacaattgtctcatttttaaatagtttatttacaaattatggtggaaaataagttTTTGGTCATTAACAAAAGTCCATCTCAATACTGTTATGTACTCTTTGCTGCCAGTGACAGAGGTCAAACATTTTCTGTAAGTCTTAACATGGTTTTAACACACtgctgctggtattttggcccattcttccatgcagatctcctctagagcagtgatgttttgcagCTGTCGTTGAGCAacatggactttcaactccctcaaaagactttctatggggttgagatctggagactgtctaggccactccagaaccttgaaaTGTTTTTTATACAAAGCCATTCATTTGTTACCCGGGTGCTGTGTTTGGGACCATTGTCATGctgaaagacccagccacgtttaatCTTCAATGCCCtttctgatggaaggaggttttcactCAAAATCTGATGATACGTGGCCCCAGTACTTTCTTTTACATGGATCAGTCGTAGGGcggggcgatacggcctaaaatcaatatcacgatagattgaggatttcacctcgataacgataaatggacgataactacaagtatgcgcagaaacaaaagttgtccactagatgaggCTGTCGTATTACATTGAGCCACATAtttgtgactcaaggtggtatagcttcttaaagggacatgaacgttgccaacctacacacatcttttcttttttttattatcaaatttattgacatgggaaaattatcttgataagagtcagaaagttcgataaattttcgatttattgcccagccgtaATCAGTCGTCCCGGTCCCTTTGCAGAAAAGCagtcccaaagcatgatgttccacccccatgctttacagtaggtaTGCTGTTCTTTGAATGCAACTCAGCATTctttttcctccaaacatgacgagtAGAGTTTTTTACTAAAAAGTTCTATTTTGGTTTCATTTGACCATGTGACCATCCCACCATCCTCTTCTGGATCTTCTACATTCTCTGTAGCAAACGTCACACGGGCCTGCACGTCTACTGGCTTAAGCGGGGGACACGCCGGCCACCGCAGGATTTAAGTCCCTGGCGGCCCTGATGGTAACCTTTGTAACTTCGGTCCCAGATCTCTGCAGGTCATCCGCTAGATCTCCCTTGTAGTTCTGGGATGTTTGCTCACCGTTCTTGTGATCCTTTTGACCCCACAGGgtcagatcttgcgtggagcccctgaTTGAAGGAGATTTTCATTCTTCACACCAAGCTTAACTCATTAACTATATTAATTAATATTACTTCAGCTTCAGTAATCGTTCTACTGATATAAACTTaaatcagggtatccgcgggtccttgaaaagtcaaaaagtcttaaatttacttttccaaatttaaggccttgaaaatccttaaaaatgacaaataacccTTAAATAcaatttccaaaggtcttaaattaccaaagacccaataaacaagattattttatttctatgaaatttttgtgaatttctagttagtgttcagcatttttgtgtatgatattggcgtaagcggaaccgtacacgttcagttggttgtgaaagggggctatttttagatgagcacattagctggttaagctagtgggagcttgcaccatggggaggtgcaagtttaatggtaactggatggctaatcccacgttcgcgacgtggttagcaccggttccaggcattagctggaaattatagcagaaatttaattaaaaaaattaacttaaatttggtcaaagtggccttaaaaacggtcttaaaaagtcttaaatttggctcccttaaacctgcagttacCCTGTTAAATGCTAGTTAAGAGTTTGTTTCTGTTAACGTTTTATGTCATCTCAAGATGAGAAGCTTTTATTATACTTGTCCTGAAAACTTTGGGCTACATGTTTGTGTAATATGTCCACCTCCAGCTGAGAGACACGCGGGTTGCTCCTGTGTCACCGCATCAGTAGATGACATCCACTTTGAGCACACTATAGGGTAACGTATTACCTTTAGTACTACGGCTTAACTTAAAGAGAAGTTTTAGATGAGTCTTTAAAGACAGAACATTTTTATCTTTGACCAAAGctcgagagaaaaaaaaaatcttaacttCAAACTCATTGTTAAAAATACCAGCAGATTATCTTTTTTTCTATTGATGTTTAAATGATCAAATACACTCCTGGTATCCTTTTGAACTAAACATTgcgtaacacctgagctccatgtcaATAATAACAAGTTCTGGTGTCTTCTTCAGGGTCGGAAAGGTTGTCAGTATTATAGCTAAAGTGAACAGAGCCTTCACGTCGAGCATGGAggtgggtgtgtgtctgtgtgggatTTTAGTTTGGTGACTGTTGTTTTGTAAAAGCGCTGTCTGGATTTCAGGTGGGCATTCTGGTAACCTGTGAAGACCTTTACACTGACCGGCACTGGAAGGTTTGCCACGCCTTCGCCACCTTTGTTGCCAGACGAACTGAAGCGGGGAAGGTAAAACGAGTAAAAAAAAATATCATCACATAAGCGTTCAGCTAAAGCTGGTTCAGTGTCACCTTGTTTTGGTTTGTGTGTACACAGGTACAGCTCAAGCAGGTGATTCCACACACACAAAAGGAGCAGATGGAGTACAGCTTGGCAGCAGAGCGGCGAAGGATGAGGCTCATCCATGCTGAGATTATCACAGACCTGCTGAACAGCAGCACAGCTCAGCTGGGTACTAACACGAGGCTTCACGAGACACACAGTTCTTAAGCATCAGATGGATTACAGATGCTTGTTCTGGCACTCCCATCAGGAGAATTTCAGGAGTTTGAGGACTCGGTGCTGGCTGAGCGGACTCGAGTAGAGAGCGTGGAGCTGGTTCTGCCGCCCCACACCAACCATCAGGTCAGCACTTTTGGAGGCCAGATCATGGCCTGGATGGAGAACGTGGCTACAATCGCGGCAAGGTATGCTTTTAGTATTCATGGTTTTTGACCTTTTTTATTCACAAAGAAAGAAGCTAAACTAGCTTACGAGCTTTTTGTCAAAAGGTTCGGTGTTTTTATGTTCACACGTCtgcgagaggagccagttaaggcgTCTCGGGTAtctagtgaggttttctgggcacgtccaatcggaaagagacctaaaggaagatctGTTAAATCAAATTTCCACACAAGAGAACCCAGTACAACAAATAGAACAAAGCAGTTTATTCGGTGTCATGTATTCATAAGAGTCATTTTTTCATGCAGAAATAAATATATGTTGGTACGTGGAGTCAATTTCTGCTGTAATCAAACAATAAAAACTCATTTGACTTATGTTACACATTTTAATCCAGTCGACTGTGTAATGCTCACCCAACCCTGAGGACCATAGACATGTTCCATTTCCGTGGCCCGTCTCACATCGGTGACCGACTGGTGCTGAAAGCCATTGTTAACAATGCCTTCAAACACAGGTGACTCTCCacagaaccaaagacatttcgcTCCATCGTTATATTATTTATGTTACTGAATTCTTGAATTTTTTCAGCATGGAGGTGGGAGTTTGTGCTGAAGCCTATCAGGGCGGAGAACCTCTTCGTCATATAAATAGCGCCTTCATGACCTTTGAGGTGCTGGACGGTGACAGAAAACCCTGCACGTTACCACGGATACGACCCGAGCCTGTTGTAGGTGTTCTGAGCTGCGTTTTTCCTACTCTTTGACTGATGTGAAGCTCATGaaggttgttttgtttttaagagtgtttgttttttctcatttcccaggatggaaaaAGACGTTATCAAGAAGCCATTGCCAGGAGGAAGATTCGCCTCGATAGGTTAGCATCTCCTGTtgagtacagtgatccctcgctacttcgcggttcgtttatcgcggattcacgacttcgcggattttttctttggagccttattcaagggaaatttgcagatttgcggtatttttcaccgattcgcggtatttttctatgcgaaatatcaagaaattcctggttttttttcatcaatttcatcataaaatgcactttttgtaataaaactataaaaaaaaaaacaagtaaaaaatgttttctatgtaaagggagggttttaaaagtctgaataatactgaatacgtacctgttaaataaatactgtaaacatggtgtccctacttcgcggattttcacctatcgcggccaggtctaccGCGAtacacgagggatcactgtaatcaCAACTTTTGTTCCTTATTTTAAATCAGGCCTAGGGTAGATTTTAGATGcctgacataaaaaaacttagTATTTCCAGGAAAGTCAGTCTTATTTATCAAAAATATCCTCCGCTTACAAACAGTTGTCTTCAGTTAAATCATAATTTTGACACAAACTtagcattttcattcattttgtaAAAATCACAAGcaactaaaaaagaaactaataTTACCTAGAAAGTGTGTGACTAAAGAAACCCTCAAACTATCTAATATCAGATCATGTGAATCagtaaacaataatttattatttttatggcTCTATGTAACAAAGCCCATTGTTCTGAATAGTTTTCAACAGTAAATGACTTAGCAGGTCAGCATAACACTGTTAAATAATCTTTGGTGCAGAATAATGAACTCGTTGTTCAGCTGCTTAACGCCCTCTCTCAATCCTCAATATCTAAAGCTGTGACGCTGCAGCTCCAGTCGGAGTGTTGACTGTTTTTGTCATTTCTGCCCTGAATGTCTACAGAAAATACATAATCTCCTGCAAGCAAACCGAAGCGCCGCTGTCTGTTCCCTGGGATCCGAGTAACCAGGTAGTACAGGAGAAGTGGTAAAAGCTGGTCAGATGTTGGCTTCAGACTCACTGTTTGTTTTTTCTAGATGTATCTGAGCTACAACAACGTATCAGCTCTGAAACTAATGGATACCAGAACCAACTGGGTTCTAACATCAGAGAAAAACAAGGTCAGTGTGGTTTGGGTCATTACCCAGGATGCTGCTTGGTGACAGCTGTTGGGTTTCCTGACTATTttaattcaaaaaaacaaaagccCAGTTAATGAAGGAAGCTCTAAAGAAGGGGAATATTTTTTCTCACACATGCAGTTAAACGATGAcatcttaccccaaaattccactacctccgctgcgcccccgccttccgcagccgctcgcttccgaactcagtttttactggtacccgctctacgacggctccgctccggtgcggagacctgaggtgcgcaaacaggcatgcgcgggattttcgagatcttgcgatacagtccgagcaataaacgcggaagttagatccaaacacccgttgtgtgggagaagcatcgaaatgaactgtttaatctgcccatcatttgtgttgagagagcagcagtgtttggatcaacaaagtgtgactactttgatagtggaaactgtatttatggcttatttttgtgcatttaaagttcagccgccattgatagttgttaaaagttgttaaacctgtgcatatgaaacgaaaaacgctttttgtttatcgatttattgtgaaataacggaagttgtgcttgctccctttcctgttgggcggttgtggtttctgtccattgactgcagaggtgctccggcgtccgtcaaaaatagaatcgatcctatttttgccggatggcgggcggcgcagtgcgccgcacggccgcaatggtggaacagctctgattgactacaacgggaccgattttgctgcggagttcgtgccggagcggagcggaggtagtggaattttggggttaggtgGAACAGATCCTGTTCATAGACACTGGTGTTGCATTCACAGGTCAGACTGTACACACTGGAGGAGAACCACATGCTGTGCATCAAGGTGGAGATGCACGTCAGCGTCCCAGCAGAGCAGGCCTTCTACCTCCTGTCAGACCTGAGGAGGAGAAAAGAGTGGGACCGACATTATGAGTCAGTGACGACCTCAGAAGCTGCATCATGTGACTCAGTGCATTTCTCAGCTAGCACAGCGGGCTAATTGTTTCGTTATTTTCTTACAGCAGCATTGAATCAGCAGTAATTTAATGTgttgttcttttttattttattgtgtttCACCTGCAGGGAGTGTGAGGTGATCAACCAGGCAGATGAGGATGACACCCTTTATCGTATAGTTACCCCCTCTGTCAGCAAAGGGGGCAAAGGGAAAGATTTTATCTTGTTGGCATCCAGAAGAAAGCCATGTGACTCCAGGTGCTGCACAATAACACctgttttatttcttttctttGTTTATGTTTTCATGTATTTTAGCTTCATCTTCTGTTGGACACCTCTTCAGCCAATATCGCTTATGGGGCTAAACCATATTTTTCAGTCAAACTgtgttttcctttgtttttttCTTAAACAATTTTAACAAAACAGCAGGAATATGTTCAG is a genomic window containing:
- the acot11b gene encoding acyl-coenzyme A thioesterase 11b isoform X1 — its product is MTSVKKDAETSLDPQLIQSCGDVYRNPTEVQMSQIVLPCHANHCGELSVGQLLKWMDSTACLSAERHAGCSCVTASVDDIHFEHTIGVGKVVSIIAKVNRAFTSSMEVGILVTCEDLYTDRHWKVCHAFATFVARRTEAGKVQLKQVIPHTQKEQMEYSLAAERRRMRLIHAEIITDLLNSSTAQLGEFQEFEDSVLAERTRVESVELVLPPHTNHQVSTFGGQIMAWMENVATIAASRLCNAHPTLRTIDMFHFRGPSHIGDRLVLKAIVNNAFKHSMEVGVCAEAYQGGEPLRHINSAFMTFEVLDGDRKPCTLPRIRPEPVDGKRRYQEAIARRKIRLDRKYIISCKQTEAPLSVPWDPSNQMYLSYNNVSALKLMDTRTNWVLTSEKNKVRLYTLEENHMLCIKVEMHVSVPAEQAFYLLSDLRRRKEWDRHYEECEVINQADEDDTLYRIVTPSVSKGGKGKDFILLASRRKPCDSRDPYLIALRSVTLPTHPPTEDYTRGEVLCAGFTICEEFSAVTKLTYYNQATPGVLPYISTDIAGLSSSFYSIFSACSKFLEANTDGVCAQPPSSF
- the acot11b gene encoding acyl-coenzyme A thioesterase 11b isoform X2 translates to MTSVKKDAETSLDPQLIQSCGDVYRNPTEVQMSQIVLPCHANHCGELSVGQLLKWMDSTACLSAERHAGCSCVTASVDDIHFEHTIGVGKVVSIIAKVNRAFTSSMEVGILVTCEDLYTDRHWKVCHAFATFVARRTEAGKVQLKQVIPHTQKEQMEYSLAAERRRMRLIHAEIITDLLNSSTAQLGEFQEFEDSVLAERTRVESVELVLPPHTNHQVSTFGGQIMAWMENVATIAASRLCNAHPTLRTIDMFHFRGPSHIGDRLVLKAIVNNAFKHSMEVGVCAEAYQGGEPLRHINSAFMTFEVLDGDRKPCTLPRIRPEPVDGKRRYQEAIARRKIRLDRKYIISCKQTEAPLSVPWDPSNQMYLSYNNVSALKLMDTRTNWVLTSEKNKVRLYTLEENHMLCIKVEMHVSVPAEQAFYLLSDLRRRKEWDRHYEECEVINQADEDDTLYRIVTPSVSKGGKGKDFILLASRRKPCDSRDPYLIALRSVTLPTHPPTEDYTRGEVLCAGFTISHLLQPGHTRRPALHLHRHCWPFLQLLQHIFCLQQVPGG
- the acot11b gene encoding acyl-coenzyme A thioesterase 11b isoform X3; this encodes MEVGILVTCEDLYTDRHWKVCHAFATFVARRTEAGKVQLKQVIPHTQKEQMEYSLAAERRRMRLIHAEIITDLLNSSTAQLGEFQEFEDSVLAERTRVESVELVLPPHTNHQVSTFGGQIMAWMENVATIAASRLCNAHPTLRTIDMFHFRGPSHIGDRLVLKAIVNNAFKHSMEVGVCAEAYQGGEPLRHINSAFMTFEVLDGDRKPCTLPRIRPEPVDGKRRYQEAIARRKIRLDRKYIISCKQTEAPLSVPWDPSNQMYLSYNNVSALKLMDTRTNWVLTSEKNKVRLYTLEENHMLCIKVEMHVSVPAEQAFYLLSDLRRRKEWDRHYEECEVINQADEDDTLYRIVTPSVSKGGKGKDFILLASRRKPCDSRDPYLIALRSVTLPTHPPTEDYTRGEVLCAGFTICEEFSAVTKLTYYNQATPGVLPYISTDIAGLSSSFYSIFSACSKFLEANTDGVCAQPPSSF